A window of Macrotis lagotis isolate mMagLag1 chromosome X, bilby.v1.9.chrom.fasta, whole genome shotgun sequence contains these coding sequences:
- the DNAJC25 gene encoding dnaJ homolog subfamily C member 25 produces MAAAGAAGRREEGSGSRGCGQWLLLLLPLLLLSGRAGALVEGLYCGLHNCYDVLGVSRKAGKAEIARAYRQLARRHHPDLVRREGADGQSLESAQEAFVLVATAYETLKDEETRKDYDYMLDHPEEYYSHYYHYYSRRLAPKVDVRIVILVTVCAISVFQFFSWWSSYNEAINYLATVPKYRIQATEIAKQQGLLNKAKEKGKNRRSKEEIREEEENIIKNIIKSKIDIKGGYQKPKVCDILLFQIILAPYHLCAYIVWYCRWIYHFNIKGQEYGEEERLYLIRKYMKMSESQFDSLEDHQKETFLELKLWIKENYEVYKQEQEEELKKKKANDSRWKRYRRWMKNEGPGRLTFVDD; encoded by the exons ATGGCGGCGGCGGGCGCTGCCGGACGCCGGGAGGAAGGGAGCGGCTCCCGCGGCTGCGGCCagtggctgctgctgctgctgccgctgctgctgctgtcgggccgggccggggcgctGGTGGAGGGGCTGTACTGCGGCTTGCACAACTGCTACGACGTGCTCGGGGTGAGCCGCAAGGCGGGCAAGGCGGAGATCGCACGCGCCTACCGGCAGCTCGCGCGCCGCCACCACCCGGACCTAGTGCGGCGCGAGGGCGCCGACGGCCAGAGCCTGGAGAGCGCGCAGGAGGCCTTCGTGCTGGTGGCCACTGCCTACGAGACCCTCAAG GATGAAGAAACACGTAAAGATTATGATTATATGCTGGATCATCCTGAAGAGTACTACAGCCATTATTATCACTACTACAGTAGACGGTTAGCTCCTAAAGTGGATGTCAGAATAGTCATTTTAGTCACTGTGTGTGCTATCTCTGTGTTTCag tTTTTCAGCTGGTGGAGTAGTTATAATGAGGCCATCAACTACCTAGCCACAGTGCCAAAGTATCGTATTCAGGCTACTGAAATTGCCAAGCAGCAAGGGTTGCTTAACAAAgccaaagaaaaaggcaaaaacagacGATCCAAGGAGGAAATCCgtgaggaggaagaaaacatcatcaaaaacattataaaaagtaaaatagatataaaaggAGGCTACCAGAAACCTAAAGTATGTGATATTCtactatttcaaattattttagctCCTTATCACCTGTGTGCATACATTGTCTGGTATTGCCGGTggatttatcattttaatattaaagGTCAAGAATATGGCGAAGAAGAGAGACTATATCTTATACgtaaatatatgaaaatgtcAGAATCTCAGTTTGACAGTCTAGAAGATCATCAGAAAGAAACTTTTCTTGAATTGAAGCTGTGGATAAAAGAGAACTATGAA GTCTACAAACAGGAACAAGAGGAggaactaaagaagaaaaaggcaaatgacTCTCGATGGAAGAGATATAGGAGATGGATGAAGAATGAGGGACCTGGGCGATTAACTTTTGTAGATGACTAA